DNA sequence from the Deltaproteobacteria bacterium RBG_16_64_85 genome:
ACACCAGGAGTGCCCCCGATGCCGCGTGTCCCCCTCTACCGAGGTTTACGCCTCCTGGCGGCGAGAAACGACGCCGTCCTCTCGCCGCCGGCGAGAGCCCGAACCGGTTCCCGCTCCCGGACCACCTCGAATCGCGCCCCCGAGACCATCACCTCGGCCGCCCGCGGACGCGAGTTGTAATTGGACGACATCGAGAATCCGTACGCACCTGCGCTCATGACCGCGAGGAGATCACCCGAGCGAACCAGCGGCAGCCTCCGGTCCCTCGCGAGGAAATCTCCCGACTCGCAGATCGGACCGACAATATCTGCCGTGACCTTCTTCCTCGCGGCCGGGCCGACGGGAACGATCGCGTGATACGAACCGTAGAGAGAAGGGCGAGCAAGGTCGTTCATCGCCGCATCCACGATGAAGAAACGCTTCTTCCCCTTCCCTTTCAGGGAAGTCGCCTCCTTCGTGTAGAGCACGCGGGTCAGAAGGATCCCTGCGTTTCCCACCAGCACTCTCCCCGGCTCGAGCACAAGGGTGACGTCCAGGCCCGCGAAAGCGCTCAAGATCGCGTCGGCATACTGCTTCGGGTGAGGGGGAAGCTCCTCGTTATACGTGATCCCCAGCCCTCCGCCGATGTCGACCAGACGGATGGGAAGCCCTTTCCGGATCAGCCGGTCGACCAGGAGCCGGACCCTCCCGGCGGCGTCCACGAAGGGCGAGATCTCGGTGAGCTGCGAACCGATGTGGCAGTCGACGCCGACCACCTCGATGTGCTTCCGCCTCGCCGCCCATTCGTAGTCGCGGATCGCCTGCCCGATGTGGATCCCGAACTTGTTCTTCTTGAGGCCCGTCGAGATGTACGGGTGGGTCTTCGGATCGACGTCCGGATTCACGCGCAGCGAGATCGGCGCCCGCTTCCGCATCCGCCCCGCCACGGCATCGATCGTCTCCAGTTCCTGGCGGGACTCCACGTTGAACATCAGGATCCCCCGGCGCAACGCCTCCTCGATCTCCCAGACCTGCTTCCCCACCCCCGAATAGACGATTTTCGACGGCGGGGCCCCCGCGGCGAGCGCCCGTACGAGTTCCCCTCCGGACACGATGTCCGCTCCGCTGCCGAGGTTCGTGAACGCCCGGATGACCGACCCGTTGGAGTTGGCCTTCATGGAATAGCAGACCACGTGCGGGATGCTGGCGAACGCCTCGTCGAACACCTTGTAGTGATGGGAGAGGGTGGCATGGCTGTATACATAGACGGGGGTCCCCACCACCTCCGCGATCCGGCGCAGCGGAACGCCTTCACAAACCATCTCCCCCCGCCTTACGCAGAAATGGTGCATCGGCTCACCTCAACAACGAGGATCGGTAACGGATCGGAGATTCGCCCTGGAGCGGCTCCGGCTTCGCCTTGCGGCCGCAACCAAGGACGGCATTCAAAGCGACAAGGAGGAGAAGCGAGAAAAAGACCGTCCGCACCCATCGTCTCATTTCTTCTTGAGCTCCTCGAGCCGGCGGCGGACCAATTCCGGCCCCGTTCCCCCGCGGGTGTTGCGGAGTCGAACGGAGCGGGAAAGGGAGATTGCGTCCCTCACGTCCTCGCCGATCCTCCCATGGAAGGACCGCAGCTCCTTGAGGCTCAGGTCCTTGAGTCTTTTCCCGTTTTCCTCGCAATA
Encoded proteins:
- a CDS encoding diaminopimelate decarboxylase, encoding MHHFCVRRGEMVCEGVPLRRIAEVVGTPVYVYSHATLSHHYKVFDEAFASIPHVVCYSMKANSNGSVIRAFTNLGSGADIVSGGELVRALAAGAPPSKIVYSGVGKQVWEIEEALRRGILMFNVESRQELETIDAVAGRMRKRAPISLRVNPDVDPKTHPYISTGLKKNKFGIHIGQAIRDYEWAARRKHIEVVGVDCHIGSQLTEISPFVDAAGRVRLLVDRLIRKGLPIRLVDIGGGLGITYNEELPPHPKQYADAILSAFAGLDVTLVLEPGRVLVGNAGILLTRVLYTKEATSLKGKGKKRFFIVDAAMNDLARPSLYGSYHAIVPVGPAARKKVTADIVGPICESGDFLARDRRLPLVRSGDLLAVMSAGAYGFSMSSNYNSRPRAAEVMVSGARFEVVREREPVRALAGGERTASFLAARRRKPR